CCGGCCGCCGTATTGGGCGGCACCACCGTACTGATGGCCGCCATATTCAGCTACCTCACCGATACGACGACGGAAGATAATCGTACGGTGCGGATAGGTATCCTGCAGGCCTGTACCATGCTCGGTGCCTTCATCGGACTGTTGTCGAGCAGCTTCATCCTGCAGTGGACTAACGTGCCCACCATGTTCTTCCTTTCGGCCGGTACCGTGTCCGCCAGCAGCGCCTTCCTGTACTTCTGTCTCGAGGATAGCATCAAACCGGACGCAAACATGGTGCATCGGCAGGTGCGGGAAATCTTCCGGTTGAGTCATTTATGTGAGCTGCTCAGAACATTCTTCAAGAAACGATCCTCGTACGATCGCGGCATCGTATGGTTAACGATCTCGATCGGTGTGATCACGGTGCTGGGTGCCGGTGGAGGGACAGTGTTTTTCCTCTACACCCGACGCCGCTTTGGCTGGACGATACAGGAGTTTACCATCTGGCAGGCGGTGGAGCTACTGTCGATCGTGGCGGGCAATGTGATCGGTATATCGGTGCTGAAAACGCTACTAAAGCTGCCGGACATTTGGCTGGCGCTTCTCTCCGTACTCAACTATTCGCTCGATGCCCTCATCAAGGGCCTAGCCAGCCAGGGCTGGGAACTGTTTCTGGCCACCGGCATTACACCGCTGAAAGCAACCGAAGGGGCGGCACTGATGGCCATCTGTTCGACCATCATACCTTCTAGTGAAATAGCTAAATTCTACTCGATAGCGATGGCTATGACGAACACCGTTTCCTTGGCGTCTGCCCCATTGTTCACGTACATCTACAATGCGACCGTTGCAACGGCACCGCaagtatttaattttgtgtcTTCGGGAATATTTTCTCTCAACGTCGTGCTGGTCGGGTAAGTATTGTGATGTACTAGTACGAGCATCGAAGTGTAAATGTGGCAACTTAATTCATTTTCTCTCTCATAGAGCCATTGCGGTGTTGCTGCGTAAACGAAGGAAAGCGCAGGTTGATCCATTGTTTACACGAGATAGCGAAATCTTAACGTGAAAAACGTGCTAAACGCCCCATGTGTCGTCCGCGGAATGTTCCTAGTCATGTCAATAAATAATAGTTAATGCACGTCATGTTTTACAAATGTGATGTGTAGGTAAGTATTCCATGCTTGGATAGTTGAGAGCAGTGGATATATGTACATGTGTATGTAAAAGGTAGCACAATGCAGATGGGTccgtttgtatgtttttagATAGttcacaaaagcaaaacattaaacagatttatcaaaacaaactgTGGAAATGAACCGAAaagtttttgttattaataattttgGGTACAATGGATTCAATTACGCTCTCgcttcaattttccaaccatagGAATGCATGGATAATCCCGCCAACATATATAtctattcttaaaaaaaatgcgatcACATGTGTTTCAATTCTAACAGActacgaaggaaaaaaagaacaactatTAGTCTTCATCATGGCTCTTATTTGCCAGGCCATTTTACACGATTGCTCCATTAATCACGTGGAATGTAATGAAGTGCTTCGGAGAGGAAATATTacaattgatttgaattgaGCTATTTGTGTTACTTCAATGGAAATTGTGTTACAATTGTATTGTATTGGTTTTATGAAGGAGAACACTTTTTTCATGTATAACGGAATATACATGAACTCCTTTCGTAATGTGTAATTTCATTACATTCGTttgtaattttcaaaaaaaaacgaacgactCCCGTTGATCCGACAAAAAAGTTCCGACATTGATGTTTACAGCGAGTGACGTTTAACCACTGGCTAATATCGACACACAAAACAAGTCAGCTGTCAATGTGCGCACTACGCCGTACCATGCGGTTTGTTGCTTCTCTCGCAAAGCAACAGAAttctttgatttttaattagaaaacatacatcatcaccaacaaaatGTCGTTGTTTAAAGCTGGccgcaagcaaaacgaaaaattaaacCGTAAGGTAATTGTCTAATGTGATCGTCCTATAAAAAAACGCGTGCACCAACGGGCAATCTCATTTCTTAGCGTTCCAAGAGCGGTCCTAAGGGTACCATCATACCGAGCAAAACATCCCGGCGAGACTACGAAGATGAAGATATTGATAGTGATGAAGAGCTAGAGAAAGAACAACAGAAACAGCCCGAAATTGATGATGAAGTGGCAACGCTCGAAACCACACAGGACAAGCGCATCCGTTTGGCCAAGCAGTATTTGCGTCAGGTACAGGAAGAGGAACAAGAGCGGGATGATTACGCAGACGAGAGTGAACTTGCCAGTGGCATGGCCCGTACACTCAAGCAGTCTTTCCTCAGTGCAACTGGCAGATCTCACCGTACACTCGGTGGCAAGTACACAGGTTACGACCTGAACAAGGCGGTCTCGTTTCACTGGAAAAAGCAACGTCTATCGCCGACCTGCTGTACGCTGGCTAAAGACGATGCATTCCTGTACGTTGGTTGCAAGAGTGGTTGGGTCGTCCGTTGGGATATCAAGTCGAAACAACGTACATCATACTTTCAggcaaaaaataatgcaatacaCTCGGTTGCTGTGTCACACGATATGAAGTATTTGGTGGTGGCGGACGGAACGGAAGAGATTAAGGTTCTTGATGGTATTAGCTTGATACAGCTAAACACACTCAAAGGACACTCGAAACCCGTCACGGGAGTAGTGTTCCGGCAAAACTCATATCAACTGTTCTCGTGCAGTGCTGACCGAACGGTGAAGGTGTGGAGTTTGGACGAGATGGTGTACATCGAAACACTGTACGGACACCAAAGCCAGATATCAGGCATTGATGCGCTCTCACTAGAACGTGTCGTTACGTCTGGTGGAATGGATCAAACGATACGCATCTGGAAGGTGGCAGAAGAGTCGCAGCTTGTGTTCAACTCAATTACTGAAGATTTCTCCGCCGTAAAGTTTGTTAGTAACGATCTGTTTGTTTCCGGTTCGGTGGAGGGTTCGTTCTCGCTGTGGAGCAGTGGCAAAAAGAAACCACTGCATCGCATAAAGCTGGCCCATGGGCAGCAGGACGCTGGTCACCCGAATTGGATAAGTGCGGTGGGCGTTTTGGTCAACTCGGACATTGTTGCGTCCGGTTCATGCGATGGCACCGTTCGTGTTTGGAAGCTTACAAACAAACGACATACCATACAGCCATTGCTGCAAGTTCCAGTAGAAGGATTCGTAAACGCGATCGAATTTACTAACGACGGTCGGTTTTTGGTTGTGGCCGTTGGACAGGAACACCGACTAGGGCGCTGGTGGACCCTACGAAACACCAAGAATCAGGTTCTATTGATTCCGCTGTCCatagaataataaaattacgCAATAAAAAGATTTTCGGAAAGACATTCTAATGGTAttcatggactttgtccaaatcTGACGATATCCTCTTATGAAGAAATTACGACGGATTTTTGGCTCCTTGGGTGTGGAATGAAAAGAGAGGTGTCGccacaatgacgagctctactAACTGTACAATGAATTCACTGTCAGAGGCATGGTAAGACCCAAATTAAGATGGAGTAATGAATCCACCAGAAAGTCCGGGGTATTTGATTGGCGCTAGACTGTCAGCGGTTTAGAGGTCTCCTGCAGTATACTAAGGCAAGAAACAACATAATGTTTTATTaggaaaaagtttccggaTTCTTTCAATACTATAGTATCTAAAAATTGTAACAaagtttttaacattttaagtttatttagaATTCGCACACAAAGATTGTCTTAAAACACCACATATTAACGATTTAATGCAAACGGTAGTGATTTATGTAGAATAAAATCATTACTATAGCTAAGAAATTGACTAACTTTTGCAAAATATCAATTGTCAACGGCCCCGACTGCTAATAAAAGGGATTGCAAGCGCGGGCTTAACGAGGTATAAGAATAGAATTGAAAAtagatgaaaaaatgattctaaaaaattgtaaaaataaattgcatagtggaaaaaatactgcaaaaaatgaaacaaacataccGAAACTTGTATCCGTATTCGTAAAAGTGTATAACTGGGGGAGGTCAATTCGTTTGGGCGTAGTGCCGCTACTGTACCGCTTCATTAGCCTTTCGCTCCAGCACATCCAGAACTTTGGATAGATCGCAGTCTTTAGCAATTTTAGCGTATTTCACCTTTCGAACCTCCGGTAGCGATAACCAAAACGGAACCAACTGGGCTATCATTCGGATATGCTCTTCCAGTTCCTGTAGCGTCAGTTTACCACGGTAACTGTTTTCGATTTTCACTACTGGCGTTTCGAGAGGTAGCACGTTCTTCCGTTCCGTCACAAAAACGTTCCGCAAGTGTCGAGCAATCTCCGGCAAACGGCTGTACTTCATCGCTTCCTTTTCCTGTGACGGACGTCTAGTCATCTGATCCAGCGCTTTGGCCGCTTGCTTTGCGCGTATCTTTTCTAGCAATGCTTTTGGAACGTTTCTAAGAAGATGCTCCGCAGGATCTTTCGGGTTCGCTGTAGGAACAATAGGGGTGTTGCTGGTGCCAGTATTCTCCTCCTTAATTTCGACCAGATGTTTATTCTCGGCGGCAGCAAGTGTCGTGACGGTAGATGACGCTGTTGTCGTAGTATCTTGCTTCTTTTTCTGCTCCAAACGTGCCAGTGCACGCTCCATTGCGGTGCCACAGCTGAAAAGGTTTCTTGCCGTGGACAGCACCTCCTTGGCGGAGGAGAACTTCTCCACATTTGGTGGCTGCGGTAGCTCCGCTTTCTCTATGTCGGGACAGCTTTCCAGATCAAAATCAGCATGCCAGCGGACGATCTTATTGCGCGCAATGTTCAACGGTGGATCCAAAGTTTGCAGAAAGGCTTCATGAGCGTCCTTCGTTTTTTCTAACAGCAGATGGCGAAAATGCTGCGAACGTTCCATCAACACCTGTGGATTTACGGACTGCTTCGGGATGGTACGTAGGAAATCGCTTTCCGGGGATTTCTTCGTTTGATCTACTGCACCTTCCTCCATATTGGGTCTTATCACTAGCTGGTACGTTTCGTATTTTGTAGCCGATCCGTAGTTCTTTGTCATTTCCTGGCTTAGCGTAAATGCATTCGGGAAGAGGGATTGAATTTGTGCGAGGTGTGACTCGTAAAAGTTCTTCCGTGCCATCCGCTGAACAGCTGGTTTGAGCTTTTTGAAAGTGATCTGCTCCTTGCGATTATGAAACATGGAGCAGACCGTGTCAGTGCACTTGAACAGCTCCAACAGTGATCGGTACTTGAACGGCAAGTGCAATGTGGGAGTGCCCGCTTCGACCAGGTTGTGGAAGCGCTGATATGCTGGTAACTTTTTCGGACTAGCCGTAATGGGTGTACCCACCGACGGATCCTTTATCGGGCTCATAAGCGCCGATATGCGCTTGGGTGTTACATTCTTCGATGGGGACAAAGAGTTGGATGCATCTTTCGTTGGTGTGCGAAGCAACTTCGAAGGAGAGATAGCTGTTTTCTTTGGGctgtgaaaaacaaacgtaGAAACTCATTAGCGACGTCTGGCGGAAGCGTACGGCCAAATCATTATGGGCTAATTATAGGCGTCATCCTTACCTCACCATCACCTCCAAATCAAGGGTTGAAAATTGCTGTAGATTTTTCGCCGCCACAATCGGCGAGACTGCAGGCTTTTTCCCTTCCAGACGCTCCATTCGACGACGGTCTATTTTATCCAAGCCGCTTTGAATGCTGTTAAGCTTTGTTTTTAGCTCCGGCAGGCGAGGATGTTGAAGCAGCTTGCTACGAATATCAGCAAGTGACATGGAATCCTTGTCCTTTCCCAGCTGAAGCGTTTTAGTGACGGTGGCCTTTGTGGGTGCCTTGGCCACATTGTTTAAGCTGTTTCTGGGAGAAAACTCGACCGCAGCAGGAGCGCTACCGGGAGTACCAGCATTATCGACCTTTTTCGGAGATGCTAGCTTCTTCTCCGGTATGACGGGATGCTTTGAGGGGCTGGCCGTGTGGACGCGTTTTTGCGGCGACAAATTGCCCTTCTTTATGAAAGACACCAGCTTCGGTTGGGCCGACGATAGTAGGGTTTTGGTTTTCTCATCCAGCTCGACCGGACCAATCCTTTTGATGGCCCTTGATGCCCTCGTAATACGGCGTCCCATCTCCGCCGGATCGGGGTTAGCGCTGGCGCCGCCCTCATTATCTTTTCCGACGGTGTCGATGCTCTTCAAAGTAAAGTTATTATCGTTAGCAAGTACGAAGCGTAGGTCTTCGTGATCCGAGTTCTGCGAACTGTTCGTCAAGTTTCCAATTTTATGCGCTGTAGAGTTTTCCAGTACCAGTACCTTATTTCTTCCTACGCCACCGCCAAGTGCATCGTACGCCGCACGTTTGCGGGTGTTAAAGTAAGACGCTACCGTTGGCTGCGACATTCTGTAGACGATAGGGGGAATTCCGATCTATCTAATGATACCACTGTTTTCACTGGTCAACTTTTGGCAGAAGAAAATTGTTATCAGTGGCACGCGTTAGCAGCCACTTCTGTACGCAAAGATGGTGTTCTGTCAGTTGATTTTCCCTCCAATTTGAAACTGCACTTGGCTGGTGATGCGCAGGAATTGCATTCCTGTACATAATCGATGAAAGCCTGCGTCAAAATCGTCGATGAAGGGACGTTTGTTTACGTCGTGCGGTCGGTTTACGTACCATTGTCGAGTGCTTCCCGTTGTACAGAGCCCTTCAAATAATGACAAcagcataacaaaacaatttattttatggaGAATTGAAATGCACGAATTGCTTAAAAAATGTgtccattattttttatttttttgataTGGGCATAAATGCCAAATTTGAAGGCTTGTAATTATTAAAACAAGATCCAACTTTTGGAAATCGGACCAATACATTTGTTGGCGACACTGAACTTTATCGAGCTGCGGAATCGATGTTTTCGGcatcaaaatattattttcgtcGAGTTTCCATTTACTCGAGTTTGCCTCACTACATCGATTGTGCAGGTTTGATCGATTATGAAGCAAATTTTCTTGATAGAGTGCTTGTgataaaaaaggtaaattttgAAGTGAATCAACGAGGTACCAGCTTTCCTTCCCTTACGTTGTAAGTTGTTGCAATTTCTCGAAGAAACCGAACCGCGCCGTAGGGAAAACGGGAAAATTAGCAAAGCATCTTGACAGATGCGCATTGTTCGCGGTGCGCATCATCTTGGATTGTGCGAAGAAGCAGCTGCgacaagcaacagcaacgagcGAGAACAGCGGCGTGAAAAACgtgcgtgtggtgtgtggtcGTAAAAATTTTCGCTACTTTCCGAGCGAGCAGAACATTCCGGATGTATTCTGCACGGGTTAGGGCGGAAGCAGTAGCAGATACGGTCAACGGTGGCGTAGTGAAGGCACGGCGGCGGTGCACGGCAACTTTTTGATTCTGTGACAGCTTCCCTTTTTGCTTGGGCAGTGTATAGCCACTTGTTTAGTTTCCCAGAGCAAACTTCGCCCCGTTCGATCGTAGCAGTCTTCTTTTAAGTTCTTTTGCTTGGGAACATTGTCCTGCCTGGTTGCAatcaatgagccagaaaaagtgaTTGAttcgtttccttctttttcattcttttttagTTAGTCTGTTTTCGTTGCCTCTCGAAGTCCCGGCGTTGAAACCAAGCATTCTTTCGGTGATTGAACGTTTGCTCCCTGCTCCGTACCGCGTTTGTTCCGTGCGCTGCATCATTACGTACGCGGGTCGTTTCGGAATCGCCACTGTCCATCGCAGGATAGTGTATCGGACGTTGAGGAAGGGCTTGAACATTTATTCCGTGTGTGTGGCGGTACAAGCAAGGTACAAGGTACAAGCAAGTTGTAAAGCCGAACAAAAGCATCACTAGCAATTGCATAAGCGAAGGCACCCTAGGTTCTTTGTGCATGGGTTCGGGTGCGCTCGTTGCAGTAATCCCAGTGGAGAAGAATATTATTGTTGTTCAGAGGAACGGAGTACTGCTGTCATACGGATTTGCAGAAAAATCGGGAACGGTGCGAGTGCGCGAAAGAAAGTAATaggcgaagaaaagaaagaacagaagaaaaaaatccgtcGGCAAGACAAAAACAATAGTGCGCGACCAAAAGAGATAGAAGACTGAGAGGAGCAGCTGTGCGAGAAGAGCGCATCACGATACGGTTGTGGCGTGCAGTTGACGTGCGCGCGAGTGCTAGAACGGGCGAGAGCAATAATACGGTAGCCGTGTAGGCAACGTAAAAGGGGTGCGTGTGCAGCGCCGCGGTGTTTTGGAGTAGCAAGTGAGAAGATTCCGGAAGAGGCGGGcgttacagcaaaaaaagcaatgaaCATAAAACCCGATACGAACCGACACGTACTGACGATACAGGCGAAGAAGAAACGTCATAAGACGGCGAAAAAGAAGGCGAAACAGCAGGCGACGGCAgcagtggcggcggcggcggcggcgcaAGCAGCGGCGCAGAACAGCAATAGTTACAGGAGCGGCCAGAATCACCAGTCGCCTGCAACGGCGGCTTCCATTGGCGGTGGTGCTTTCGTGGGCGGCGGGTCAGAACTCCACGAGGACGACGACGAACATGACGATATGATCCTGGGCTCGACGTCGGGTGGTGGCGCGGtggtggtcggtggtggcgttGGTGTTTCGATGAACGACAGCCAGCATTCGGTGTCAGCTGTGGCAGCGGATACGGTACGACGTGGTTCAAAGTCAGCAGTGCATACGGTGGCAGCGCTGGACGCGACCACTAGCTCATCGAACGAGACGATCGAGCAGGACCGGGATGCCGATGGGTACACGAGCGAGGAGGAGGAACAAGAGTGCCGCGAAGATTACTGCCGGGGCGGTTATCATCCGGTGAAGCTGGGTGACCTGTTTCTGCAGCGGTACCATGTGATCCGGAAGCTTGGCTGGGGTCACTTTTCGACTGTGTGGCTCAGTTGGGACCTCGAGGAAAAGCGGTACGTTGCGCTGAAGATCGTCAAATCGGCACAGCACTTTAGCGAGACAGCAAAGGACGAAATACACATTCTCAAGACGATCCTGGACGCAGATCCGACCGATACAAAGCGTAACAAGGTGGTGCAGCTGCTGAACGACTTCCGGATAACGGGTGTCAACGGTACGCACATATGCATGGTATTCGAGGTGCTCGGGCATAATCTACTGAAGCTCATCATGAAGTCAAACTATCGCGGCATCCCGCTGGCAAACGTGAAGTCCATCATCCGGCAGGTGCTCGAGGGGTTGGACTATCTGCACACGAAGTGTAAGATCATCCACACGGACATCAAGCCGGAAAATGTGTTAGTGTGTGTAAACGAAAGTTACGTGCGTAAATTGGCCTGCGAGGCTACGGAGATGCACGCAATGGGTTGCAAGCTACCGATTTCGCTCATCTCTGCCGCGCCACCCCAGTTCCAGGAGCAACCGATGAGCCAGAATATGAgtaaagcgaagaaaaagaagatgaaGCGAAAGGCGAAGATGCAGTCGGAGCTAATTCGGCTGCAAATGGAGCACATTCAGCAGCTGGAGTTCGGCAATACGGTCGGAATGTCGTCCTCCACGTTGGGCCTGTTGGAAAACGGAACCGATGGAACAGAGTCGGGTAAGACAGCAACGGCCGTTAGTGGAAATGTGGACGATGTTGGTGGTAGCACGGGAATGAAGGGTGGTCGCACCGTAACTACACTTGGCAGTACCTCTACAACTGCCACTAGCACCACAACGACGACCGCCGGCACGACCCTCAACTCTCCGCTAGAAAGGAAAGAGCCGACCGAAACGAGGCGGCTGCTAGTGAACGGAACAGCCGGTGGTGGCAGTAAGGAGAGTGCCGGTGACGACGGTACACCATCGTCCGGAGAAGAAGATCGGCCAACCCTGACGCCGTGCGCGTCAACGCTTTCCAGTCCATCGAGTAGCGAGGCAACGTCTTCGAACAACAATGACGATATCTCTAGCGACCGGAAATCACCCGCCAGAAGTGGCGGACCCGATGTGGAGAAAGAAACAGATGGTGACAGGGAGCACGATCCGAAATCGCCGGACAAACCTTCCTCCTCTTCGGTGCATTCGGGTACATCAGCATCGAAGCTCGACATTAGTGAATCGGTGCGCAAAATACTCTCGTCGGTGCAGGAAAGCAAAGATCCGGCGTTTGAGGTGTGTGACATTGATGTGAAGATAGCGGATCTCGGCAATGCGTGCTGGGTCGATAAGCATTTCACCGATGACATCCAGACGCGCCAGTACCGTTCGCTGGAAGTCATCATCGGTGCCGGGTTTGACACGTCGGCGGACATCTGGAGTACCGCCTGTATGGCGTTCGAGCTCGCGACCGGTGACTATCTGTTTGAACCGTTCTCCGGGAAAGATTACTGCCGGGACGATGATCACATCGCACACATTATCGAGCTGTTAGGACCAATCCCCAAACGTATCGCACTGTCGGGTAAGAACTCGAGCCATGCCTTCAACTCGAAGGGTTTGCTGAAAAATATCTCCGGCCTGAAGCCTTGGGGGCTGGTGGATGTGTTGATCGAGAAGTACGAGTGGCCGGAGGAAGATGCGTTCGAGTTTAGTGATTTCCTCAAACCGATGCTGGATTATGATCCACGAACGCGTGCCACAGCGGCCGACTGTCTGCGTCATTCGTGGCTGAATCACTGAGCCCCCGACCAGCTTTGCGGGCTGTGGCAAGTACGATGCACCTCAATAAACACCCGATCAGTATCATGAAGGTGGCAGCGTTAGAGTTGAGAACGAGGTGCATTATGTGAGAAGTGCTAGAGCTTTTTCTCGTGCGTGAGCGTGTGTGGATATTAGTTGCTAACTGCCGGCTAGCTGACATGATTTATAttgagtgtaaaaaaaaaaattatggacGATTAGTGCAGATGGTGTAATTGCGGATGTGgtgatgtgtgcgtgcgtgtgtgtgtgcgtgtgttgtcaTGGCAACTCTTGACACGCGGAATGGGAAATGATGCAGTGCATGGTGCAGCTAGACGTGCGTTGTGCAAACGATGGgttttgtaatgaaaacaaCGGAAAGGAAGAGTGCGTAATTGCTAAGCAAACAGCAGACGAGTGATAGTATAACGGCAGATGAAAACAAGAATCGAAAGTGTGGATGAAATGAGATGCTCAAAACACGTTGTGTGGTAGTAAAGTGCTTACTGCCAAAAGTGTTCGACTGGAATGCAAGAAGCACATCACACACACGGAGTGTAACATACGGAGTGACGGTCATAGCATTATTCGAATACAGTTTCCGGTCGAGAATTGCACAATGCAACccacatcaacaacagcaaaccaaccTACACACTCGCACCAGACAACGGGGCCGACTGGTGCATCTCTCACCGGCAGTCAGTTTCTTCGTTATCACGCCAGAAATTCAGTTATTCGTCAGTCAGGAACAATCGAATGGTTAGTGTTAGTTAAAGCAGTTTGGTGAGGAATGACTGCTAACGACGATGGTGTTTgcgcaaaagaaaattgcTCCGCAGCGCCCTGTGCACAGCTGCAGTTGCCCGTTGTAACAGTGTGTGAACGTTTTTTATAGTGGGTATATGATGGTAGCTGACACATGTAACATACAGTGGTGGAGACCGAAATTCTTAATGCAGTTTGTGTAGGAATAATATCCCAATATCCCCGCATCAAACGATCAGCTTTACAAATTAGAACAATAGATGGTAAGTACGCATACATACGTATtcctgtgtgtatgtatgcattaaaatgtcatttttgttcctttttccgtttgaaaaataatcttGTTGGCATTATTGTGACCCCGCAAGGAGAGTTTATGTTTTGCAGACAAAGCTGCAATATGCAATCGAGCAAAGAGATATGTGCTAGTACGGTCTGCAACATAGCTAGAAGGCATCAAGTTTTTTGACAACGCAAGACAAAGATGACGAGCTAAATGTCTACGTTAGGATAAAAATTGCTCCATGTAACTAAAGGACCACCTACGAACaatcgttgtttttgttacgtATCATCATTCAAAATTTCGGCCAACAGTGCTTGTCGGTTTTGTTAATAGAACGTTCTTGCGTCGGAGATATAATACCCACAAGTTGTATTGTGAGATATTATGTTG
This Anopheles marshallii chromosome 3, idAnoMarsDA_429_01, whole genome shotgun sequence DNA region includes the following protein-coding sequences:
- the LOC128714340 gene encoding U3 small nucleolar RNA-interacting protein 2, which gives rise to MSLFKAGRKQNEKLNRKRSKSGPKGTIIPSKTSRRDYEDEDIDSDEELEKEQQKQPEIDDEVATLETTQDKRIRLAKQYLRQVQEEEQERDDYADESELASGMARTLKQSFLSATGRSHRTLGGKYTGYDLNKAVSFHWKKQRLSPTCCTLAKDDAFLYVGCKSGWVVRWDIKSKQRTSYFQAKNNAIHSVAVSHDMKYLVVADGTEEIKVLDGISLIQLNTLKGHSKPVTGVVFRQNSYQLFSCSADRTVKVWSLDEMVYIETLYGHQSQISGIDALSLERVVTSGGMDQTIRIWKVAEESQLVFNSITEDFSAVKFVSNDLFVSGSVEGSFSLWSSGKKKPLHRIKLAHGQQDAGHPNWISAVGVLVNSDIVASGSCDGTVRVWKLTNKRHTIQPLLQVPVEGFVNAIEFTNDGRFLVVAVGQEHRLGRWWTLRNTKNQVLLIPLSIE
- the LOC128714493 gene encoding DNA replication factor Cdt1 — encoded protein: MSQPTVASYFNTRKRAAYDALGGGVGRNKVLVLENSTAHKIGNLTNSSQNSDHEDLRFVLANDNNFTLKSIDTVGKDNEGGASANPDPAEMGRRITRASRAIKRIGPVELDEKTKTLLSSAQPKLVSFIKKGNLSPQKRVHTASPSKHPVIPEKKLASPKKVDNAGTPGSAPAAVEFSPRNSLNNVAKAPTKATVTKTLQLGKDKDSMSLADIRSKLLQHPRLPELKTKLNSIQSGLDKIDRRRMERLEGKKPAVSPIVAAKNLQQFSTLDLEVMVSPKKTAISPSKLLRTPTKDASNSLSPSKNVTPKRISALMSPIKDPSVGTPITASPKKLPAYQRFHNLVEAGTPTLHLPFKYRSLLELFKCTDTVCSMFHNRKEQITFKKLKPAVQRMARKNFYESHLAQIQSLFPNAFTLSQEMTKNYGSATKYETYQLVIRPNMEEGAVDQTKKSPESDFLRTIPKQSVNPQVLMERSQHFRHLLLEKTKDAHEAFLQTLDPPLNIARNKIVRWHADFDLESCPDIEKAELPQPPNVEKFSSAKEVLSTARNLFSCGTAMERALARLEQKKKQDTTTTASSTVTTLAAAENKHLVEIKEENTGTSNTPIVPTANPKDPAEHLLRNVPKALLEKIRAKQAAKALDQMTRRPSQEKEAMKYSRLPEIARHLRNVFVTERKNVLPLETPVVKIENSYRGKLTLQELEEHIRMIAQLVPFWLSLPEVRKVKYAKIAKDCDLSKVLDVLERKANEAVQ
- the LOC128714213 gene encoding proton-coupled folate transporter-like, producing MRSDMRRPSLHSRSSDEDTPLLAAPSLTSMAGSTSAQPAAAGSSSTCSSSGTRVPSVSDRLCTFEPILVLLCFGLSVSGVVLADQIIYQSCVVTLGYDRALCAQLGTKSNSTDVAQLETIVQPYAAKITMVNTILMSVLPALCALFMGPWSDKYGRKPAMIVPSVGFITTYLMIGLLSLLSKHFLVDPWCYVVAHIPAAVLGGTTVLMAAIFSYLTDTTTEDNRTVRIGILQACTMLGAFIGLLSSSFILQWTNVPTMFFLSAGTVSASSAFLYFCLEDSIKPDANMVHRQVREIFRLSHLCELLRTFFKKRSSYDRGIVWLTISIGVITVLGAGGGTVFFLYTRRRFGWTIQEFTIWQAVELLSIVAGNVIGISVLKTLLKLPDIWLALLSVLNYSLDALIKGLASQGWELFLATGITPLKATEGAALMAICSTIIPSSEIAKFYSIAMAMTNTVSLASAPLFTYIYNATVATAPQVFNFVSSGIFSLNVVLVGAIAVLLRKRRKAQVDPLFTRDSEILT
- the LOC128715851 gene encoding SRSF protein kinase 3 → MNIKPDTNRHVLTIQAKKKRHKTAKKKAKQQATAAVAAAAAAQAAAQNSNSYRSGQNHQSPATAASIGGGAFVGGGSELHEDDDEHDDMILGSTSGGGAVVVGGGVGVSMNDSQHSVSAVAADTVRRGSKSAVHTVAALDATTSSSNETIEQDRDADGYTSEEEEQECREDYCRGGYHPVKLGDLFLQRYHVIRKLGWGHFSTVWLSWDLEEKRYVALKIVKSAQHFSETAKDEIHILKTILDADPTDTKRNKVVQLLNDFRITGVNGTHICMVFEVLGHNLLKLIMKSNYRGIPLANVKSIIRQVLEGLDYLHTKCKIIHTDIKPENVLVCVNESYVRKLACEATEMHAMGCKLPISLISAAPPQFQEQPMSQNMSKAKKKKMKRKAKMQSELIRLQMEHIQQLEFGNTVGMSSSTLGLLENGTDGTESGKTATAVSGNVDDVGGSTGMKGGRTVTTLGSTSTTATSTTTTTAGTTLNSPLERKEPTETRRLLVNGTAGGGSKESAGDDGTPSSGEEDRPTLTPCASTLSSPSSSEATSSNNNDDISSDRKSPARSGGPDVEKETDGDREHDPKSPDKPSSSSVHSGTSASKLDISESVRKILSSVQESKDPAFEVCDIDVKIADLGNACWVDKHFTDDIQTRQYRSLEVIIGAGFDTSADIWSTACMAFELATGDYLFEPFSGKDYCRDDDHIAHIIELLGPIPKRIALSGKNSSHAFNSKGLLKNISGLKPWGLVDVLIEKYEWPEEDAFEFSDFLKPMLDYDPRTRATAADCLRHSWLNH